The sequence CGACGACGTGAACAGCACCGCGTGCGACCAGTACTTCAAGGAGACCGACAAGGACCCGGCCGTCCTGACCAGCTCGGGCGACGACAAGTACCTGCTCTGCGTCAAGGCCGCCAAGTAACGGATCGGAACCCGGGGGCGGTGCGTCGACAGGGCGCGCCGCCCCCGGTGGCATTCTGGTGCGGTGCAACCGTCCGAGGCCTCCCCGCGTACCCCGCAAGCGGTTGTCGCGCAGGCGGCCGAGGCTGCCTCGCTGAGCGCGCTCGACGCCCGCGTCGCGGACTGTTTCGCCTGCCCCCGCCTGGTCGCGTGGCGCACCGAGATCGCCACGGTCAAGCGCGCGGCCTTCCGCGACCAGGACTACTGGGGCCGGCCGGTGCCCGGGCTGGGCCCGGCCGACGCCCGGATCGCCATCCTCGGCCTGGCGCCGGCCGCGCACGGCGGCAACCGGACCGGCCGGATCTTCACCGGGGACCGCTCCGGTGACGTGCTGTTCGCCGCCCTGCACCGGGCCGGCCTGGCGAACCAGCCGACGAGCGTGGCCGCCGACGACGGCCTGGCCCTGCGGCACACCCGGATCTTCGCGGCGGTGCGCTGCGCGCCGCCGGACAACAAGCCCACGCCCGAGGAACGCGACACCTGCGCGCCGTGGCTGCGGCGCGAACTGGAACTGATCGCGCCCAGCGCCCGGGTGGTGGTCACGCTGGGCGCTTTCGCCTGGGCCGCCTGGTGGCCGGCGATGCGTTCGGTGTACGGCGTACGCCCGCCCGTCCCGCGCCCGAGGTTCGGCCACGGCGCCGAGGCGCACCTGCCCGGCGCGCCCGCGGTGCTGGGCTGCTTCCACGTCAGCCAGCAGAACACCTTCACCGGCCGGCTCACCCCCGCCATGCTCGACGAGGTGTTCACCCGTGCGAAGGTTCTGGCGGGCCTGGCATGATGCGAGTCCTGTCCGATTCCCTCCTCGAGTCACGGATCTGAAACCGCCCGCATGGACCTCGCAATCGTGCGCCGCTGGTGGCCGCTGGCCGCCGTCATCGGGCTGCTCCTCGTGACCTCGGTGGCCGCCACCCGGTCGGCGCCGCAGCTGGATCGGGTCACCCCGCGGACGACCGCGACCACCACCGCGCCGCCCCTGCTGCCGCCCACCCGGCGCCCGTCCGCCGCGCCGGCCACCGAGACGCCGGTCGAGGCGGCCCGTGGCCTGCCGGACTGGATCGGCACCGCGACCACGGCCATCCTCGCCGTCCTGGTGGCCGCGATGGTGGTGATCCTCACCTGGGCGCTGATCCGGGACGCGGCCCGCCGCCGCCGGAGGCGGACCGGCCGCCGCGACCCGCGCCGCGCCGGGCGCACCGCGGAGGATCTGGTCGCCGCGCTGGACGCCGGTCTGGAGGAGCTCTCGGACACCGACCGGGACCCGCGCCGCGCGGTGATCGCCTGCTGGGTCCGCCTGGAGCAGGCCGCCGCGGAGGCCGGCACCCCGCGGCATCCCGGCGACAGCCCCACCGACCTGGTCGCCCGGCTGCTCGCCGAGCAGCGGGTGGACGCCGCCGTGCTGGCCGCCCTGATGGAGGTGTACCGGGAGGCCCGGTACGCCACGCACACCGTCGACGACCGGATGCGCCAGCAGGCCCGGCACGCCCTGGAACGCCTGCGCGCCGACCTCGGGGCGGGGGCGCCGGCATGAGCGGCCGTGACGGACAGCGCCGGCGGCGAGC is a genomic window of Actinoplanes teichomyceticus ATCC 31121 containing:
- a CDS encoding DUF4129 domain-containing protein, with translation MDLAIVRRWWPLAAVIGLLLVTSVAATRSAPQLDRVTPRTTATTTAPPLLPPTRRPSAAPATETPVEAARGLPDWIGTATTAILAVLVAAMVVILTWALIRDAARRRRRRTGRRDPRRAGRTAEDLVAALDAGLEELSDTDRDPRRAVIACWVRLEQAAAEAGTPRHPGDSPTDLVARLLAEQRVDAAVLAALMEVYREARYATHTVDDRMRQQARHALERLRADLGAGAPA
- a CDS encoding uracil-DNA glycosylase, which translates into the protein MQPSEASPRTPQAVVAQAAEAASLSALDARVADCFACPRLVAWRTEIATVKRAAFRDQDYWGRPVPGLGPADARIAILGLAPAAHGGNRTGRIFTGDRSGDVLFAALHRAGLANQPTSVAADDGLALRHTRIFAAVRCAPPDNKPTPEERDTCAPWLRRELELIAPSARVVVTLGAFAWAAWWPAMRSVYGVRPPVPRPRFGHGAEAHLPGAPAVLGCFHVSQQNTFTGRLTPAMLDEVFTRAKVLAGLA